TAGTACATATGGATCTACCTTATTCCTTTAAAGATTCTTTACCCACACTGTACTGAAAATACTGCGGGGAGTGGGGTGCAGGCAAtatatttgaatagacatttctcaaagtaaaatgtacaaatggctaataagtacACAAAAGACACTCCATACCCAACTAAATTATCCATCAAATGGTGCAGCTGTTTTTGCTAAGGCTGTTGCAAAACGCTGGTGTCAGAGCATCAAATAACTGCTTTTGGACACTGTTATGTGTGAGATGCCCCACCCTCCCTCAACCCTTACCCTACCTTTAACTTTGCTTGTAAAGGGAACAGACCAGTTTTTCTCTGGgcttttgccttttccttttatttgaggCTGGCTTTTAAACACACACTCTCCTATCAGTTTCTCAGGGAAAAAATTTGCATAAAATTATTCCTGTCATTAGCATCCTGATAAATGCATTGGTTGTGCTCCTCtacttttattttgtgcatcATGGTAGCTATGTCTTATTGTAACATTAAAGTTCCTCATAGACTATTTACTTTTAGTTTCTTAGTTGTTCTTTTCAGTTAATTGGGATTCATTCAAAATTCTATGTattaagtaaaaattagaaagttACAAATGCCCTGTTGACACTCTACAGTATAATGCATTATCTGCTTTATTTACCTTGGAATTATAAATCCAAATTTGTGATGTTAGGAAAGGCTTGCCATTCACATTAAAATTTACTGCAcagagggttgcctgggtggctcagttggttgagtgtctgacttcagctcaggtcattatctcacagtttgtgggtttgagccccacatcgggctctgtgctgacagctcagagcctggagcctgctttggattttgtggctccctctctctctacccctcccccattcatgctctgtctctgtctctaaaaaatgaataaacctttaaaaaaattaaaatttactacACAGAGAAAACCGTTACTGGGAGAGTCAATCTGCTTTGAATTCTGAGCATCCCTGCACATTTTTATTGGGTATACCAAGAATGTAAGACCCTGACCACTCTACGCAGGCAGGCCATGTGTCAGAGTTGTGTTTGCAACAAGCAACTTGGAAGAACAAGGTAACATCTTTCCCTGGACACAGAGCAGGCTTGCTTTTGTTTACCATGAAAGTGATAAAATCTCCAAATACAAGGTTTCTTTCCTGTTACACAAAGCACTGCATGTGCAGACATCCATAAAAGAGCCTGCGTCACCCCATGGAACTTGAAGATGATGGAGAAATAACACAAACCATTATGAAGCTCTGGCTATGGCTTTTGCCATGAGTAATATTATAATCTCTGAACTGGGATTCTAGTCATCTTTTGCCAGTATCCATTAAACAGTAGCAGGTTAATTTGTTAATTTGTAAGTAGGGTAAAATCCCAGATGGCATAATTCTTGACAGGTGTTTCCAGATATTATCCCTAAATCAGTTATGCTAGGGGAATGTTTCCCACTAAGATGATTTTTGCCACATCTGTGTACCACCTCTGCTATTAGTATTGTGTTCTACCTCATGTCTGTCTTCAAAGTGACTTACTAACTTAATttgaatactattttttaaaaggaaactttataaCAACACCCTGAATCTATACTATAATCATTTGCCTGAAACAGAGTATTCATTAATATACATTCAAATAAACACATAGACatcacaattatatatattatatatataatatatatataatatatatatatatatttaatatatttttgtactatctaaaatctaaaattattcccaCCTACCACCAGGCCCTCTAACCCCAACCTGATTGCATCCACAGTTGTCATGGCTCGGACAGACTATCACAACCAATGCTTTTAGTTAGTCTATTTTGAGGTCTTCTTCCATATAAAAAGTTCTCATCAAGTACCcttgtgaaggaaaataaaaggaagaaaggaagtctAGTGCTCTGACCTGCTATAGGGACTTTCGTCATCCTCCAGGTAAGTATATCCAGGACAGCCTGGTCATCAGCAAAGGAGAGTCTAGTGCCCGCTTCATCTGAATCAGAGAAACCAAAGTCAGACCCACCATGGAGAGGAGTGTGGTTTGAATGAGCCTTTCTATATCCTACCTTAGTACCACTCCTTTGAGTGCCAGGGGATTGGATCCATCTTGTCTTAGAAAACTGACTTAGTAAGCCCCTGGAAGCTTCTTACTCCAGTCAGAATCCAGCCTGACTAGCATCCATCAGGCTGTTACAACTTTGAAGAATAGTCTAAAGCCATGAATTGCCCAAAAAAGAgcatcacagaaaaataaaataacacactaCTGGAAAAACTGTGagccatatatacatatacagatatcTATATACGTACGTAGATTTGGATGCAGATATACACAGTTTTACATAGCACTTTCACATTTCCAGGTAAGGATGGCAGTATCCCCAAATCTGACTTGAACTTccctttaatttgtttaatgtttatttatttatgagagagagacagagtgcgagcagtggtggggcagagagagatggagacacagaatctgaagcagaaccTCCCTTTAAAATTTACCCAGTTCTAGAGGCATCTGTGGAACTGGTGAGGAGGGCCTGTCACCAGTCTTCTGGGAGAGATCACTCACCCTAAGGAAATAGTCAGAAGATAAAACCATAATCTTTAGACTCAAAGAGAAGCAATTCTGATTAAAGCATAACATCTGTTACTCAGACTTGTCTTCTGGTCCAATCCCCAAATTGATGCATTGTGTCGGAGTCTTAACTGTCAATATACCTATAAGATATGGCCCAAGTTGCCCTGCATAActatgtaaatttaagaaatggGCATTCTCCCCCCTTCTGTGGGTCTGAGGATTCAACCCACTGGGTGTTCCAAAGAAATATGTTAGGCTTCACTATTTGAGAATTCCAGAACATTATCAGCCCATAGGCAGGGGCTTGGATGAAGGGGCAGAACTATCCAATATACATGACAATATCAAAGGGATAATAAAGGGAGGTTGGGCAGgcacagaaggaaaggaacataAAGGTGGCACTCACCTAACAGTTGCCTGGATTTATTCTTAAGTACAGGTGAAAACTACTTTCTCTATCATCCCAAATAGCTGATACAAATCCCTTGGGAATTGGGATCCTGCATGGGCTGATGGGAGGGAAAAACCTGCTAAAATAGAGCTCACAGTGATTACCTTATTTGGTCCTCATATATCCCTTAGAGATCATagtctctattttacagatgagaaaaaatataaatttattcttcTAGCTAAGTGGTCTGGTGGTAATTTGGAATTCACATTTGCTTCTAAAAttctctcaacaaatattaagtgcCCCAGTGcgtttagaaataaattaaatactgttagttatttcttttttgttataaaacttttattattttaacaataatGTGTGTACATTctaggaataagaaaaaatacaaataagcagAATAAAAAATTACTCATAATCCTACAAATGATTATACTTTTTGTCTTTCATCCTTCACACGTTTTTCTGTGCATATAGGTAATATacaaatgtattctttctttcaaaaatatgataTTCACATATTacttagtaactttttttttcattttatatcctgtcaGGAACCTCTTTTTGTACAAATGAGTAAAGCTCTCCTATTAAAAGGCAGAGACTTGTGTATTGttcaaaatatgataaaaatgagATGCAGATTAACAAGAAATGCATCTAAAATCACTAATAGCaacaaattaaaagtagaaagatggaaaaaggtatatcaagaaaatgcaaatcaaaggaAAGCTAAATGGCAAtgttaatatcagaaaaaaataaaatcaaggcaaACTACATTAAATAGGGATAAGGATGGTTTCAGTTAACCTTCCAACGCATCACTATAAGTTTGTTTCTTACTCTCCTTATCTCCTTTATTTCACTCACTTCTCTAAACATATCTTCCTTGCTTAAATGCCTGttgtgtatatcttctttaaattCCTGCAGAGACTGAATCAGTCTTTCTCTAAAAGTTCCTTCcgttttttcctcctcctctggctcTTCTTCCACCTCTGGCTTTTCCTCAGGCTTTGGCTCTTCCTCAAGCTTTGGTTCACTttcattttctggttttccttcaattttttgACAGGATTTCATCTTGTgagtctctcccttcctttcttccttctttccttttccttttttttttttttgatttattccTTTCTGAATACAATTACTGCTAGGAAGCAAGGTGACCATAAgtcaaatatttggtgaatggaCCAGTGCTCTGGACAGAGGTCTCAGCATTTGCTTTCTTTGATTCAGAGCTATCATCAAATATCTTCCACTTGGGAGACTCAATCAGCAATCAGTTTCCCTGAGCCGGTGGCTCTTACCTCCATTTTCTACCTCCCTACCTGTCTCTTGTCCCTCCCTGCAGCCTTTTTCAAGgtcttccccccaacccccccacttTTCCACGCCGGACAAAACCCAAGACCCTCCTAGAACAGCGTAGGTTGGAGAATaggcggtgggggggggtaggAAGAGTGGGGCCCACGACCTCTGACATGCGCATGCCTCACCTTGACACCAGGGGTATTTATAACATTTCCCTCATATACCTGTACTGATCCGAACAgtttcttccttgcctcttctagcctTGTGTAGTGCTAAGAATAACAGACCTGCGGACAAACAGAAAACGGGAGTAGAGTGGGATGTgttggagatggggggaggggtggcagtaGGGGAGGGGCGAACGCTTGGTGGGGCGACCAGCACCTTGTACCTTTTTCCTCATTAAGGTACTTGGTTATGACAACTTTCCCACTTTCTGTTTCTCCCACTTCTTCCacctccacccccgccccacagTACAATTTAGCTGGAATTTCCCAAGAGACAAGGAGTAAGAAAAGCAGATTATTTCCAAACTATCTTTAAGActggggcaggggttggggggaggggaggtgttgGGAAAGCAGTCTGAAGTGGCAgagaatgattatttttaaactatcacAGTTCTCCTTGTCCTTCTTCCCGGACCCCTAGGCCCTTTCCCAATGGTCATCACTTTCTGTAGACTTGGAGGTAGGAGGTGGAGAGATGGCTTTGACCAGGTCTCTGCCCTAGGCCACTCCCACCCTAGAAGTCCCCAGGCAGCACCTATTTTGATACCAACCTGCAAAATTTCCGTCAAGTTAACTCCTCTTTCCACTGCCCTCAGGCTCTGCGGTTTGCCTGCTAAAGAAAAGGTGATACCCAGAGCGAACAAGGACCAGACTAGCAGGACTTCGGTACACGTCAACTCCTGGTCACGTGAGATCTACGTCACCAGCGAGCTCGGGTCCCCAATCTCCACTCCGACCAAAAGCGCGGCAGAAGTGcgcccgcccccctgccccctcccctgttatACATCTGGCCTTGTCCTTCTTTGTTATTGTTGCCTATCCGAAATGGCAAAATGTTATTAGCCTTTCTGACTACTGGGGAATAGCtgcatcttttctttctggaGCTACTaacttttctacttcttttaaGAATTGCCGCTTCGTGCCTTCAGCTCCCAAGATTAAGAACTCCTCCATCCAtcgcccctcctccagcctccatTTCATATATAGTCTGGTCCTTGGCTGTTGTGTACAAGGTTGGTTTGGCAAgggtttgtaaaaaaaaaaaaaaaaaaaaaagagcctgggACAGgagtgagatttttaaatgtagttttcgCTTTGTTCTTAAtacttttatattctcttttttttaaacaaaactaacATGTTTTTTTATAGttggaaaaaacaaagacaaaattagTTAAATGTATGAACACATGTGCAGTCCTGAGAGTATTTCCTGGCATACTGTAAGTGCTCTAAAAGTGCAAGCTATTATTATATTAGGatttcatttggggaaaatgattgaaaataaaaaaaaaagtaatatttgacTCCAGAGCCTTGGTAGTGATATTTGCTAGGAAGCTGTGCTGCCTACAGAATCATCAATTGTCAGGTACATATTATGATCCaaaatttcctcatctgaaaggtAATAATAACGTATGCCTCATAGAACTGACTTTTGGAAGTTCTAAATGATACTTGGCTCAAAGCCTTTGGCTCATATAGTCTTCAACAGATATTGATTACCTTTCAGCCTCacttcagtctttattttaagtCACAAATTTTCCAATAAAAGTTACATAGTTCTCagaggtaacatttaaaaaataacaggaggtgacatacatgtattttttttaaataaggtttgtTGCCTTTTTGTGAGACAGATTAAAGAGGTTAATAGAttatgtggaaagaaaaaaaaaccttcacctcatgttgttttgtttcacttaCTCTTCTTTCATATTATTCTGTCTTCTGGGAAGCATATGTATTTGAGTACCAGAAAACCCAAGATATAATGGTTTGAGTCTCCCAGACAGGACACTGGCTTGACAAGATATGTTAGTCCCAGGCCAGACCTAGAACTGACTGTGTGACCCTTAGTAAGTGTAGAAAGCAAAATGAACTCTCTCATGTCAAGCAGAAGCCTGTGTCAAGCAGGGGCCCTGTGTCAAGCAATGACACAAGTATTTAAAGGTACAGCAAGTAGTTAAAGGACATCTCACTGCGACCAGCACCAGCTGATGACACTACAGAACTGATAAGCGGAATCAGAGGAGGTCTGCAGGGATCAAGACTGattaaatccctttaaaaaggGGATTATTTTTTTGCAGCAAACGGTCAGACTCTTCAGATATGACACCACTACTGAAAAGGAGGAACCTCCTTCACATAAGACATGAGATTCCTTTGGAGGAATTTAAAGGAAAGGGTGGACTGCCAGGCCAACAGGAACTCAGAGAAGGCAATGGCCAGTTAGCACAAAATAATCAGAGAAACCTTCAAGGAGCAAAAAGACCTTTACATGAGCCTTAGAAGGTACACAGGACCTAaatggagggtgggaaggaaagaagagaacagTCAAACTGAACCTAGACCCTGGGTCTTTACCATCGCCCTGGCCTGTCTCATGCTGCCTTGCTGGGTAGAAGTCCACTTGTTCCTCCTTAGGGGGACTtaggttaacattttttaactgtttttatttattttttgagagagagacacacacaaagtgtgaacaggggaggagcagagagagagggagacacagagtctgaagcaggctccaggctctgagctgtcagcacagagccggacgcagggctcgaactcacaaaccgcaagatcatgacctgagcctaagccagatgcttacccgactgagccacccagacgccccaagcaCTTTTTAGCATGTTCTGCACTTAACCCCAAGGAATTTCTCACTTATTTTCAGGTCATGGAAACTGAATTGGTCAACCTTTCTGGAAAGTGCATAATTAAGCAATTgctaagtatttaaaatatgcattccCTTCAGCCTGTAAACCCATTCTTAGCTACTCATCCTAGAAAGTATTTAATGGTAGTCACAATGATTTACAATGCCAAAGTTTATAGATCTGGATTCCTAGCTTCAATCCTTTGACTTGGACTTGAATGCAAAGAGAAGCCACAAGTGAAAAACAGCAATgatggaacagaaagagagaattgtTCTAGGCAGTAGCAGACATGCACCCAAGCATGTGCATAAACACATTCGCAttcacacatgtgtgtgcacattctcATGAGCCAAGCGGTTTTCCACATAATTGTGATAGAcgataaagaaacaaacttcatGATATTGTTAAAACAATTCAAACTACACCAATAGTGTATaccatttagaaatgaaaataaccattatattatacatacatacaaatttcATTTGATGAAATTTGGTTAAAAAAGAGGTAaatttagaggtgcctgggggactcagtctgttcattaagcatccgactcttgtttcggctcaggtcatgatctcacagtttgtgagataaagccccgtgtcaggctctacattgacagtgaggatcctgcttgggattctcttcctctttcactgcccctcacccacttgtgctctctcttttacctaaaataaataaataaacatttttttttcaaaaagtaaatttaaagtgGGGTGCCTAcatggctaagtcagttaaacatccgacttcagctcaggtcatgatctcacggtccgtgagtttgagccccatgtcaggctttgtgttgtcagttcagagcctgaagcctgcttcagattctgtgtctccctctctctctgcccctcccccacttgcactctgtctctatcaaaaaatgaataaacgttaaaaaaatttttttaaagtaaattgaaAGTTAACATATgcaaaaaagaggttagagagggagggagccaaaggataagagactcttaaaaactgagaacaaactgagggttgatggggggtgggagggaggggagggtgggtgatgggtattgaggagggcaccttttgggatgagcactgggtgttgtatggaaaccaatctgacaataaatttcacattaaaaaaaaagaaagttaacatATGCAGTACTACATTTCTGTAAcaacatacatgtatttatttgtgtgcattcattttttttaagtttcttaatttatttttagagaaggggaggggcagagaaaagtagagaagaatgccaagcaggcttctGCTGCCAGCGCCATGCCAGATGCAGGattccaactcaggaactgtgagatcatgaactgagccaatgtcgagagtcagatgcttaaccgaccaagctgCCCAGGTGCCTTATTTTTGTGCgtttaaaatataagcatataaTTAAATTGCACcataacataataaagtccaCAAAATTAATTACTATAAAATTCCAGGTTATATTATTGAGAGATGCA
The DNA window shown above is from Lynx canadensis isolate LIC74 chromosome X, mLynCan4.pri.v2, whole genome shotgun sequence and carries:
- the TCEAL9 gene encoding transcription elongation factor A protein-like 9, coding for MKSCQKIEGKPENESEPKLEEEPKPEEKPEVEEEPEEEEKTEGTFRERLIQSLQEFKEDIHNRHLSKEDMFREVSEIKEIRRVRNKLIVMRWKVN